AAAATACGAATAATACATGGGACCGTGAGGTCATGCCATGGCAATCAGTTCAGCTTTCAGCACATGTCCTGCTTAGATACATCTTGTCCCGGTCAGATGACGtggtatccccccccccccattgggGGCACAGCACCAAGACACTCGGTTATGGCTCAGTGCCTCAGTACACGACTATTCGGCGGCTAAGTGTATGGCTAATGTGTGACCAATTGTTGTACGACTATTTGGTGGCCAGTGTGCTGAATGTCGGCAAATGTTGACAGCACCAGTTCCAGGCGGTGCAGCTACTTGATGTAAAGCCAAAAATGTGAAGATGGTGTCAGTTCGATTAGGCCAGGTCGTGGTGCTGTAGGCGACCACTCGGTACGAAGCTTAAGCATCGGAGAAGTGAAGGTTTTCGCACATAACTTTCTCAAGGTCTTTCGCCGGAAAGTAGGAAAGGAGGCACCCTCGGTCCCTGGCTTAGCGGCTTAGCAACCGCGGCTGCCTTTGGCGTTTTCCCTGAGTACTCCTGAAACTCTAGAGGACTAAAATCGGTATACAGTTCCTTAGGAAGTCTATGCAGATGCATCATTCGACAGCAGAACTCAACAACCAACAGCTACCCAGGGTCAAGATGGCTTATATACGGCCATTGTCGGATGGCTACGAGAAGTTGGTCGGGTTCATTCACTGAGACACCACCAGAGTGCTGTTTGTGCACGTACGTGGGAGGGGGCGAGTATATTCGCATGTCAACTTTTAGCGCAGTCCCAGCTTTCGCAATAGCACGCATGTCCAAACGAGGTCTCATTGGCTGCTGACCACGTGACTATGATGGGCACCGTAGCACAACTTGGAACAAAATCGCGAGAGCTGGAAAACAGGCGGGAGTCCTTGTAACAATCTTCGGCCTGTAGCTCTAGACACCGTCCTCAGAAACCAACAAGAGCGTTTTATTCTCTCCCATCGTATTCGTTCCGCTTCCTCCCCTATCCTACCTCTTAAGGCTTGTGCACATTACAGCGTTTACGGCTGCGTACGGcgtcttacgtgtaccttcgttccatcttgaaggatgttccgttgcaatgattcgctgtcagatgacgcaagcgcaaccgtaaacgcagcagtgtgGATCAGGCTTTACAACTCTCTCGCCCAGGAAGTTGCCTGTTCTACAATGGTGGAGTTGATTCCAGAGCCTGTCAGACAAACAATAGTTTGTCCAAATTATGAAAGGCTGTCCTGCGTAATGTTGGCTGAAGGCTTTAACGGGGCTGCACATTCGATGAGCTATGGTACGAGCCGCAGCATCAAAGCACAGAGCGCCGACATAGTACCGAGTTTCTGGCAgcaacacttttttttaatgattgttgttgttgttgttggttggtttTTTTTATGATTGAGATGTACGGTTACATGTGATTGGCTGTGTGCATATTGTGACACTTTGTTTGTTCTTGTTCTTCAAATGCTGCCCTTGTTGCTGTCTTGCGCACACGAGGGACGTGATACAGAGAGAATCTCAACTGGAGCAAATGGCAATAGTGAAGTCCTGATGATTACAAAGGCGATCGAGTTCACAACACCATTGAATTGTAGCGACTGACCCCATTTCCCACTGGAAGACTCGGCTCCTGTTACCAACAGACTAAAACCAACTACTGATTGACGCAAACGGATACATAGATTAAGCTAATAATTTTTGTCTGGTGTCGCGATTCTCCATTCAGAGTAATGCCCATGGACCAGGGGCGCATTCCTGGCAGCGTGTAAGTACCGTAACATCGTAGCTCTGCTCATTGCACAATCACGTGCGGCGCTACGTTCCTCTTACGGCGTTCCTTTTACCAGAGCGCTGGAGAACGGCGATCGGCCCTCCTGTAGCACGGTGCTCGTGGGAATACGAGAACCATGACGATGACATTCGTGACATTGGACAAACAGTGCGATggaaaattttaaaaataactGAATCTGCAATTTTATAGTTACCATATGCAAGGAGAGTTCTGTTCTGCTGGTTCTGTTTATCACATAGCCGCTTCCTATGGCAGATGGTGGTCTGTTGAGGTATACAGTCTGGAAATTAGTTCGGTACAACGGCACTACAGTCTGTACATACATATCTAGAACCGTAGAGGCCCTATACCGTACTCTAATGTACTCTAGGCTTTTAATGTAGTGAAAAGCAACTGCCACTAACCACGATGAAGTCCCccttcctaaaaaaaaaaagtatgttcGCTACATTTCAGACGTAGCTCCACGTGCACCCATATGGAATCTTTTTCGAGATAATCGTATTTTAACAATAGATAAAATTTTCATGATACATTAGGCATGCATGAATATAACAAGCTGAGAGCTGGGTTCAATGCCTCTTCTCTTAATTTCCAATTACGTTATCCTATCAGAAATCATCCCCGTTACAGGGTTCCCTCTATAAGAACCAATTATGGTACCCAATCTTCTGGATTCCTTATTCCGACCTTCTTGAATAACTTTGATCACATTGTTAACAATTTGAAGAAAGCGCGATACAAACCATCTGTTGTTCGCCATCAGGTTAACAAGAACTGTTTCGTCGTTCTTCTGTTAGGTGCTTATACAATGTGTGTGGATTGCATGAATAGTTAGCACTGTCCAGTCGGGTGCTTTGTAAGACTTGTGCCTTTATACCCGGCTCACGCATTACTGTAATGAAGATAAATAGTCTCCTTTCACATGCATTTTGCTTGCAGTGGCCAATGGGGCCATCATAAACTGGATAGCGTTACGAAACAGACTAGAGAACGCTCACCATGATTGATTTTTTGCATAGATGTACCTTAACTCATAACGGCTGCGGGTTCTTTCATTACACATAGAAATGTCAGCAGATTCTCGGTTCAAAAGCAACGAAACAGAAGAAAAGGAATGCATTTCGGTCCAGGTTCGGCAACGCCGATATACTGGGTTTACTAATGAATAACTTTTAAATACTCAAACAGGAAACACTTTGCAGGTTGGCTCTGCCCTCATCGACGTATTCTTGGCGCATTCGAAGACAAGGGCGAACTCCGCAACGTGTCTTAAAGGGCCATTGCAGAGGTCGTTGACATTGTCACCGCCGGCAGCGCACAAGACATAGCACCAGATCACGAAAAAGGTCTTGTCGGGCGATATTGTTCCTATTCCTTTCGCACGGTCAGTTTTGGTCTTGTTAGTAGATAGGAGGATATCAATAGTTGCTATCGAAACGATATTATGCAGAGTCCTTGGATTGCTTGGCAGACCAGCCTTCAATTGTCGTTCCTCTCCTGTTAGGCACTTCACTGTTTGAAGCATCATGCTGCGCGAATTTGCTCGCCACATGGGATAGGTACGAAGGAGCAAACTCATTAGTGACTCTGCAAGCAGAGATCCCAAGGCGGCGTACTTGACGCTTGAGGGAACCATCTCGTCGTAGAACGGCAATTCCAGCACGTTAGGAGCTAATACAACCTCGTCCTTGATATCATCAAGAACTGCAACTTCACTGTCATCCTCTGTTCTAAAATGACGAAGTATTGCATACTCATTGTGTTTGCTGTTTCGGGCGCCATCACAAGTGATCTTGTAGTTGCCGACCACCTTGTCTGTCATGGAGGAATAGTTGCCGTAGTAGTTTTCAAcgtttctttcgagaaacatgTCTAGATACTGCAACACTGAATCTGTGTGCTGTGCTGCTCTGAACCCGTCAGATGGATGGAAGCTCGTAGAATACAGGTGATCGAATGTCTGGCGTACGTTTTCAACGATGTTCTCCACCTCGTTTCTAACGAACGGCGTGTATGTGGTGGACACGTACGGCGAGAGGAATGCGAAGCCCATCTTTTCTTGCACCAAGTGAAAGCAGAAGAATCTCTGGTTGTACTTAGCGGCTTCGACATTTCCATGGTAGTTCACCACAAGCCTTGCGTTGCTCAGCAAGATCAACCTTTGCACGACAGTCCAACTGAGGTACAGGTGAAGGTTCGCTTCTCCCATTCTTTCGATCAGTACCGGCATCGCTTGGAAAAAACGAACATGGTCGACGACTATGGTAGGGTTGGACTCGACGAGGTCGCTAAAGTGCGTCGTAAACCCCTGCAGCCAGCGCTCGCTGGGTATATCTGGAGCGGTGTAGTTGAATCCACTGATAGTAGTCTCCGCCTTCACTTTACCAGATTGAAGCCTGGCTTCAAACAGCGGGACGGCGTCACGTTCGGCCGCTCTGACTTCCTCAAATGCTTCATTGGCCGTTTTGTTGGTTGTCTTGAGTGCCTCGTAGATGACGACGAAGTAATCAAAATATTTATTTGCCCTTACGATGTTGTTCCTTTGCCTGAGTAGGGTAGAGAAATGAGGAGAAGGTCCAACTCTTAAAGCCAAGACTGCTCCGGAGCGGAGAATCCGTCTCACGGAGATGAAGCTGTCCCATAGCCAATAGGAGGAAAGACGTAGCATCGTCAACAACACGTCAGGACTTCTTGCTGGCGTCGGCCATGTTATTCCAGCGTCTTGCAGAATGGACTTCACCTGGGGAAGCTCGCCGTCGTCTTCGTACTTCAATACATTTTCGCAGCTCTGGTAGAACATAGCTGCCTTGTCAACTGCGGACTGGTTTGACATGCGTATCGTGCGCGACTTGATCCTCTGAATAGCACGATCCCTGAAGGTGACGAAAGCGTCATAGCGAACCGAATACATGCGCGACTTTTTGCCGCATACGTAACCGTAAAAGTTATCGCAGGGGCTGATAGTATCGTTCATGCTGTCTTTTAAATATGCTGCGTACGCTCGGCAAGCGCTGGTAATGCAGGAATCCGCTGTAACAGGGTGGGACGTGAGTACAACCTTGAGTATGAAGGCCAAGAGGAATGTTACCAAGATCGCAAGTACGCCAGCCATCACCATCACGAAAGATAGCGTTCTGTGCTTTGCCCTCTGAGAGCTAGTGCTTACGCGCTCGAAGGAAGATGTCGGCGGGGATTGCTTCGTAGATATGGATGACGGGCTTGAACGTTGTGAGGGGCGTTCGCCCAGCATCGACTTTGGTGATGGCATGCCCCGGGAAGATACAGTCGAGTGATATGACAACGTGTCGTACTTCCCACCAGTATATTGCCTGTTGGCCGGTGACACAAGTTCTGGAGAACGAACCTGCCGTGCCGCCGCCAAGGCGAAGGGATGGTTCCGAATGGGTGTGCTTGAAACCTGTATCGAAAGATTGGCTAGTATCACATCGGTTCTAAAAGCCTACAACAGGACTGAAGCATATGTAGTTAGCTACTCGTACACCGGAGGAAAAGGAAACTCAGTGTAGagggttcataaatcgaaagtTGGAATTGTTCAAAAGTATCGAAGTCGAAGACACAAGGGGCGAGTGCCCGTAGCACGAGTGCTGGACGAGCGCTCGTCCTGTGCACTCTTACCATGTGTCTTCGACTTGTTGTAGCGCCATGTATTTTGTATCGTCATGCGCATAAGAGGTCGAGGCTAATTTTACAATGTTTCTCATACGCAGTTTACGTTGAAACATGCACGACCACGATGGCCTCCTTCCAATGTGCTTGAGCGTTATCGCCGAAAGCCACGGCAGGTGTTTGGACACAGAACACAAACAAACGGATACGGCTGTACGGGCATCTGGTTATCGGGTTCATCCTGCATCAGGACCATAAAACAATGTGTACTACTGTCTAGTATTACTCACCGAGGGTGCTGCAACACGTTTGGCCACAGGTGAACCCTTCTGTTTTTTGTGGCTTCGTGGACTTGGCTGAGGAATTTTCTGCATGCCCTCGACGTCGAAACAAGTATGGGAACgacggtagccaatcacgagaTGTGCCAGCGATCGCGCGCTGCATAATGCTGCATGCACCATCACGGGGATGTTTACAACATCTTCCTTCAAACAAGCTTCTGTGGCACCCTCTAGCACGACCTGGTACAATTGCCAGAACACCTAGACATGCACAACGCTCTCAGGACAAGGGCTTTCTCATTGAGGAAGTCCTTCTGTAGCTTTCTGAATACTCCGCACTTTAGGCGCGGGACTATGAGCATTAAGT
This portion of the Ornithodoros turicata isolate Travis chromosome 3, ASM3712646v1, whole genome shotgun sequence genome encodes:
- the LOC135389982 gene encoding endothelin-converting enzyme 1-like; translated protein: MQKIPQPSPRSHKKQKGSPVAKRVAAPSVSSTPIRNHPFALAAARQVRSPELVSPANRQYTGGKYDTLSYHSTVSSRGMPSPKSMLGERPSQRSSPSSISTKQSPPTSSFERVSTSSQRAKHRTLSFVMVMAGVLAILVTFLLAFILKVVLTSHPVTADSCITSACRAYAAYLKDSMNDTISPCDNFYGYVCGKKSRMYSVRYDAFVTFRDRAIQRIKSRTIRMSNQSAVDKAAMFYQSCENVLKYEDDGELPQVKSILQDAGITWPTPARSPDVLLTMLRLSSYWLWDSFISVRRILRSGAVLALRVGPSPHFSTLLRQRNNIVRANKYFDYFVVIYEALKTTNKTANEAFEEVRAAERDAVPLFEARLQSGKVKAETTISGFNYTAPDIPSERWLQGFTTHFSDLVESNPTIVVDHVRFFQAMPVLIERMGEANLHLYLSWTVVQRLILLSNARLVVNYHGNVEAAKYNQRFFCFHLVQEKMGFAFLSPYVSTTYTPFVRNEVENIVENVRQTFDHLYSTSFHPSDGFRAAQHTDSVLQYLDMFLERNVENYYGNYSSMTDKVVGNYKITCDGARNSKHNEYAILRHFRTEDDSEVAVLDDIKDEVVLAPNVLELPFYDEMVPSSVKYAALGSLLAESLMSLLLRTYPMWRANSRSMMLQTVKCLTGEERQLKAGLPSNPRTLHNIVSIATIDILLSTNKTKTDRAKGIGTISPDKTFFVIWCYVLCAAGGDNVNDLCNGPLRHVAEFALVFECAKNTSMRAEPTCKVFPV